One Desulfovibrio fairfieldensis genomic window carries:
- a CDS encoding restriction endonuclease subunit S — MVARKGYKLTEVGEIPEDWEVKLLRELGDALIGLTYSPNDVCEYGTLVLRASNIQNNSLSFEDNVYVKKNIPERIKARNGDLLICVRNGSRSLIGKSALLDERVDGMTFGAFMTVFRSSIGSMLSYLFQSEIIKRQISEYLGATINQITNASLKSFCIPLSPHSSEQIAIATALSDADALIEALEQSIAKKRQIKQGAMQELLTGKRRLPGFGGEWKEITLAHVGKCLRGVGYNPDSDLYSNATEDSIRLLRANNIKDDCILFSTIQHVDKRCVSEKQILRDGDLLICMANGSKALVGKSAVFYCKDEYKYTFGAFMACFRAYGNIESKKIFRYLFQTIEYKQHLDILLAGTSIKNLAPSSIECFAITIPANPKEQTAISNILSDMDDEIAALEAKLAKARQIKIGMMQELLTGRIRLV; from the coding sequence GTGGTAGCGCGAAAGGGGTACAAGCTTACGGAAGTGGGGGAGATTCCAGAGGATTGGGAGGTGAAGCTACTAAGAGAGCTTGGAGATGCACTCATTGGATTGACGTATAGCCCTAATGATGTTTGTGAATATGGTACATTAGTCTTGCGTGCTTCGAATATACAAAATAATTCTCTTTCTTTTGAGGATAATGTATATGTTAAGAAGAACATACCAGAGAGAATAAAAGCGCGAAATGGTGATTTGCTTATTTGCGTAAGAAATGGCAGCCGTAGTCTAATAGGAAAATCTGCCCTGCTTGATGAGCGAGTAGATGGCATGACCTTCGGCGCATTCATGACTGTATTTAGAAGCTCAATAGGATCCATGCTCAGTTATTTATTTCAATCTGAAATAATAAAGAGGCAAATTTCTGAGTATCTCGGTGCTACCATCAATCAAATTACAAACGCTAGTCTCAAGTCATTCTGTATTCCATTATCGCCACATAGTTCGGAACAAATAGCCATCGCCACTGCTCTCTCCGATGCCGACGCCCTCATTGAGGCCCTTGAGCAAAGTATCGCCAAAAAGCGGCAGATCAAGCAGGGGGCCATGCAGGAACTGCTTACGGGCAAGAGAAGACTGCCTGGATTTGGAGGGGAATGGAAAGAGATCACTTTGGCTCATGTCGGCAAATGTCTTCGTGGAGTGGGATATAACCCTGATTCTGACCTTTACAGCAATGCTACTGAAGACAGCATTAGGCTACTGCGTGCGAATAACATCAAGGATGATTGTATTCTTTTTTCAACTATACAGCATGTTGATAAGCGGTGTGTTTCTGAAAAACAAATCTTAAGAGACGGAGATCTTTTAATTTGTATGGCCAATGGGAGCAAGGCTCTTGTTGGAAAGTCAGCAGTTTTTTATTGTAAAGATGAATATAAGTATACATTTGGCGCATTCATGGCGTGTTTTAGAGCATATGGCAATATCGAGTCAAAAAAAATATTTCGTTATTTATTCCAAACAATTGAGTATAAACAGCATTTGGATATTTTGTTGGCGGGAACGAGTATCAAGAATCTTGCTCCCAGCAGCATTGAATGCTTCGCAATTACTATACCTGCTAATCCAAAAGAACAAACCGCCATCTCCAACATCCTTTCCGACATGGACGATGAAATTGCCGCCCTGGAAGCCAAACTGGCCAAGGCCCGGCAGATAAAAATAGGAATGATGCAGGAACTGCTTACCGGAAGGATTCGCCTCGTATGA
- a CDS encoding type I restriction-modification system subunit M, translated as MALKKSAIYARLWQSCDALRGGMDASQYKDYVLALLFVKYISDKYTGEYAEITIPPGASFADMVALKGSSDLGDQLNKKIFEPIASENGLPKFANFNDTAKLGSGAEMVHRLDKLIGIFENLNFSRNRADGDDILGDAYEYLMRHFATESGKSKGQFYTPAEVSRIMASIIGIAQAETTARTTVYDPTCGSGSLLLKVGEAAPTKVALYGQEKDVATQGLARMNMVLHGYATAEIEGGNTLTTPLFKNGEALQTFDYVVANPPFSDKDWSTGLIPDNDAYGRFTLGIPPEKNGDYAYLLHILASLKPTGKGACILPHGVLFRGNAEADIRRALLQRGYIKGIIGLPANLFYGTGIPACIVVLDKEQAASRRGIFMVDASKGFIKDGSKNRLRARDIHKIVDVFLKQRDVPGFARMVSHADIEANGCNLNLPRYIDSQEAEDRQDIEGHLRGGIPVADVDALAEYWRVCPGLRDTLFAPMTEDRPGYVRLAVDSAQIRTTVREHKEFAGFMRRMARHFVAWREKQRPRFAAFAQGHSPKELGTRTANDLLAHYAGQPLMDNYTAYQCFMDLWDAAMQDDCYSISQSGWQAEIVRVVEVVKSGKKKGQEVDKGWACDLTPKELVVARFFAAEQAELEALREELNVKLAEREALEAEDNEAENTLLPLKEGKDADEEATDTSDSKRIVDKAAVKRLIKEYKHNRKHYAEELAILEGWLGLQERIDSLKKDIKTRDKALDAAVYARIPTLTEEEVKTLVIDDKWLAQLESALASVLDSVGQRLTGRVKELAERYATPMPELDKRVEELETKVQAHLQRMGFSW; from the coding sequence ATGGCCCTGAAAAAATCCGCAATCTACGCCCGCCTCTGGCAGTCCTGCGACGCGCTTCGCGGCGGCATGGACGCCAGCCAGTACAAGGACTATGTGCTGGCTCTGCTTTTCGTCAAATATATCAGCGACAAATATACAGGGGAATATGCTGAAATCACCATTCCGCCCGGCGCCAGTTTTGCCGACATGGTGGCCCTTAAAGGCAGTTCTGACCTTGGGGATCAGCTCAACAAGAAAATTTTTGAACCCATCGCTTCCGAAAACGGCCTGCCGAAATTCGCCAATTTCAACGATACCGCCAAGCTCGGCAGCGGTGCGGAGATGGTGCATCGTCTGGACAAGCTTATCGGCATTTTTGAGAACCTGAATTTTTCCCGCAACCGCGCCGATGGGGACGACATTCTGGGCGATGCCTATGAGTACCTCATGCGCCATTTTGCCACCGAGAGCGGCAAAAGCAAGGGGCAGTTCTACACCCCCGCCGAAGTCAGCCGCATCATGGCCAGCATCATCGGCATTGCCCAAGCCGAGACTACGGCCCGCACTACAGTTTACGACCCAACATGCGGCTCCGGCTCCCTTTTGCTCAAGGTGGGGGAAGCGGCTCCCACCAAGGTGGCCCTCTACGGACAAGAAAAGGACGTAGCCACCCAGGGCCTTGCGCGCATGAACATGGTGCTGCACGGCTATGCCACGGCGGAAATCGAGGGCGGCAACACGCTCACCACTCCCCTGTTTAAAAATGGTGAGGCGCTGCAAACCTTTGACTATGTGGTGGCCAATCCACCTTTTTCCGACAAGGACTGGAGCACAGGCCTCATACCCGACAATGACGCCTATGGCCGTTTCACACTGGGTATTCCACCGGAGAAGAACGGCGATTACGCCTACTTGCTGCATATTCTGGCTTCGCTCAAGCCCACGGGCAAAGGGGCGTGCATTCTTCCGCATGGGGTGCTCTTTCGCGGCAATGCCGAGGCCGACATCCGCCGAGCCCTGTTACAGCGCGGCTATATTAAGGGTATCATAGGCCTGCCCGCCAACCTGTTTTACGGTACGGGCATTCCCGCCTGCATTGTGGTGCTGGACAAGGAGCAGGCCGCCTCGCGCAGGGGCATCTTCATGGTGGACGCCAGTAAGGGCTTCATAAAGGACGGCTCCAAGAACCGTCTGCGCGCCCGCGACATCCACAAAATCGTGGATGTGTTTTTGAAGCAGAGGGACGTGCCGGGCTTTGCCCGCATGGTCAGTCATGCGGATATTGAAGCCAACGGCTGCAATCTGAATCTTCCCCGCTACATCGACAGTCAGGAAGCCGAAGACAGGCAGGACATCGAAGGCCATTTGCGTGGCGGCATTCCTGTGGCGGACGTGGACGCTCTTGCCGAGTACTGGAGGGTCTGCCCCGGCCTGCGGGACACGCTTTTCGCCCCCATGACGGAAGACAGGCCCGGCTACGTGCGGCTGGCCGTGGACAGCGCTCAGATTCGCACAACGGTGCGTGAGCATAAAGAATTTGCGGGCTTCATGCGGCGTATGGCCCGACACTTTGTCGCTTGGCGTGAAAAACAACGCCCAAGGTTTGCGGCCTTTGCCCAGGGGCATTCGCCCAAGGAGTTGGGAACGCGCACCGCCAATGATCTGCTGGCCCATTACGCGGGCCAACCCCTTATGGACAACTACACGGCCTATCAGTGCTTCATGGATTTGTGGGATGCCGCCATGCAGGACGATTGCTACAGTATCAGTCAAAGCGGCTGGCAGGCGGAAATTGTGCGCGTGGTGGAAGTCGTCAAGTCCGGCAAAAAGAAAGGGCAAGAGGTCGACAAGGGATGGGCTTGCGATCTCACTCCCAAGGAATTGGTGGTGGCCCGTTTTTTTGCCGCGGAACAGGCCGAGCTGGAAGCCTTGCGCGAGGAACTGAACGTTAAGCTGGCCGAGCGCGAGGCACTGGAAGCGGAAGACAACGAGGCTGAAAACACCCTCCTTCCACTGAAGGAGGGCAAGGACGCCGACGAAGAGGCCACCGACACGAGCGACAGCAAGAGGATTGTGGACAAGGCCGCCGTCAAGCGGCTCATCAAGGAATATAAGCACAACAGAAAGCATTATGCCGAAGAATTGGCAATACTGGAGGGCTGGCTTGGTCTTCAGGAACGTATCGACAGCCTGAAAAAAGACATCAAAACACGGGACAAGGCTTTGGACGCTGCCGTGTACGCCCGCATCCCCACCTTGACAGAGGAGGAGGTCAAAACGCTGGTCATTGACGATAAATGGCTGGCACAGCTTGAAAGCGCGCTTGCCTCCGTACTGGACAGCGTGGGCCAGCGGCTTACCGGCCGGGTGAAAGAACTGGCCGAACGCTATGCCACCCCTATGCCCGAACTGGACAAGAGGGTGGAAGAGTTGGAGACCAAGGTGCAGGCCCATCTGCAAAGGATGGGATTCTCGTGGTAG
- a CDS encoding helix-turn-helix domain-containing protein, with protein MAYNPFNPWQNQPSDMGASMQDLLLRQQQRSMAQQQAGSKAQNTMYEIGRLISMRRNSMGLSHEQLSELSGVSGFEIMQIEFGNSNSTSIEKLFRITAALRLELNMFPF; from the coding sequence ATGGCATATAACCCATTTAATCCTTGGCAGAACCAGCCTTCAGACATGGGCGCGTCCATGCAGGATTTGTTGCTGCGGCAGCAGCAAAGGAGCATGGCCCAGCAACAGGCTGGATCCAAAGCCCAAAACACGATGTATGAAATCGGCCGACTTATTTCCATGCGACGTAACAGCATGGGACTTTCGCATGAACAGCTCTCGGAGTTGTCAGGAGTTTCAGGATTTGAAATCATGCAGATTGAATTTGGCAATAGTAACTCTACGTCCATTGAAAAGCTTTTTCGTATCACGGCAGCTCTTCGTCTGGAGCTGAACATGTTCCCTTTTTAG
- a CDS encoding type II toxin-antitoxin system HipA family toxin, with protein sequence MLTVWYNKELVGKLYPVERGNIVFQYAASWLANAGSIPISLSLPLVDEAFSTDLSTAFFDNLLPEECLREAVARERGLESSATYALLEVLGAECAGAFVILPAHETPVEAPYSYTPLSQEALTRYIAQLPTQPLLGGQEEMRLSLAGAQSKGVVRIDAHMGFSLPQNGAPSTHIIKPASIRFPNLPGNEVFCMGLAAHMGLEVPPFFLTSTLPQAFVVERYDRRIVGGSIERLHQEDFCQALGLASRRKYQRGAGSATLPQCFALLSHCQNPAGDVHKLLQWVIFNVCIGNSDAHAKNISLLYDGKKPRLAPFYDLVSTAPYNVSQKLALKIGGKNDGDRLYHGEWRRFAADISMEYGALTNVGNGLVSCLRDSIDGLAGDFIAQYGFIPEITEIVKTIKLRTTFLLQEWEK encoded by the coding sequence GTGCTTACCGTCTGGTACAACAAGGAACTGGTGGGAAAATTGTACCCGGTAGAACGGGGAAACATAGTGTTTCAATATGCCGCCTCGTGGCTGGCGAATGCTGGCAGTATACCGATTTCATTGAGCCTTCCACTGGTGGACGAAGCCTTTTCCACTGACCTGTCTACAGCTTTTTTTGACAATCTTCTGCCCGAGGAATGCCTCAGAGAGGCAGTAGCCCGTGAACGCGGCCTGGAGTCAAGCGCAACATATGCATTGCTGGAAGTCCTCGGTGCGGAGTGCGCCGGGGCTTTTGTCATTCTCCCCGCCCATGAGACGCCTGTAGAGGCCCCCTATAGTTATACGCCGCTCAGCCAGGAGGCATTGACCCGCTATATTGCCCAGCTTCCAACGCAGCCGTTGCTTGGCGGACAGGAAGAGATGCGCTTGTCGCTGGCGGGCGCTCAGAGCAAGGGCGTGGTGCGAATAGATGCCCACATGGGATTTTCCCTTCCACAAAATGGCGCTCCAAGTACGCACATCATCAAGCCCGCCTCCATTCGCTTTCCAAATCTGCCGGGAAACGAAGTATTTTGCATGGGGCTGGCGGCACACATGGGGCTTGAGGTGCCGCCTTTTTTCCTGACGTCGACTTTGCCTCAGGCCTTTGTGGTAGAGCGTTATGATCGAAGAATAGTTGGCGGTAGTATTGAACGGCTGCATCAGGAGGACTTTTGCCAAGCCCTTGGGCTTGCGAGCAGGAGAAAGTACCAGAGGGGCGCGGGTTCGGCTACGCTCCCCCAATGCTTTGCTCTGCTTTCACATTGTCAAAATCCCGCTGGTGACGTGCATAAGCTTTTGCAATGGGTGATTTTCAACGTGTGCATCGGCAATTCCGACGCCCACGCAAAGAATATTTCCTTGCTCTATGACGGAAAAAAACCTCGCCTTGCCCCCTTCTATGACCTTGTGAGCACGGCCCCCTACAACGTCAGCCAAAAGCTGGCCTTAAAAATAGGCGGTAAAAACGATGGAGATCGTCTTTACCACGGTGAGTGGAGGCGCTTTGCCGCTGATATTTCAATGGAATATGGCGCATTGACAAATGTGGGGAATGGCTTGGTCAGTTGCCTGCGAGACAGCATTGACGGGCTTGCAGGGGACTTCATTGCTCAGTACGGTTTTATCCCAGAAATTACAGAGATTGTAAAAACCATCAAACTGCGGACTACATTTCTTTTGCAAGAATGGGAAAAGTAA
- a CDS encoding YagK/YfjJ domain-containing protein, whose amino-acid sequence MRNMSIGIMNNMQRAYPYGYINNINNKILLLLEYYTMKHSKVLVVRFDIRYPVAYVKAGNNRDISTCLAYVVKKYKRWGLDPCYIWVREQCLSKHPHFHCALLLDGQKVRAYSHVFRNVEDAWGRTLGCPVTGCIDHCTVAGAPDYNGKMLRRDAGHEVYRARYHDVLRQISYLAKTYTKELGYDGQRNFGCTQFPH is encoded by the coding sequence ATGAGAAATATGTCAATAGGCATCATGAATAACATGCAAAGAGCGTATCCATATGGTTATATCAACAATATCAACAACAAGATACTCCTTCTGCTTGAGTATTACACGATGAAACATTCTAAGGTTCTCGTAGTACGCTTTGACATACGCTATCCCGTTGCCTACGTTAAGGCTGGCAACAACAGGGACATATCTACCTGTCTCGCCTATGTGGTCAAGAAGTACAAGCGATGGGGGCTTGACCCATGTTACATCTGGGTCAGGGAACAGTGCCTAAGTAAGCATCCGCACTTCCACTGTGCTTTGCTGCTCGATGGACAAAAGGTCAGAGCCTACAGCCACGTTTTCCGCAACGTGGAAGATGCTTGGGGGCGCACATTAGGCTGCCCTGTCACGGGCTGTATCGACCATTGCACGGTCGCTGGCGCACCCGATTACAACGGCAAGATGCTGCGCAGGGATGCTGGGCATGAGGTCTACAGGGCTCGTTACCATGACGTCCTGCGCCAGATCTCCTACCTCGCCAAAACCTATACCAAGGAGCTTGGCTACGACGGCCAACGTAACTTCGGGTGTACCCAATTTCCTCACTGA
- a CDS encoding DUF3987 domain-containing protein, whose product MNQKNSDKRIQRKRFGDTVAIRADVERQMAESDAHGDNSDQNDWNSQAVSFADSTTSYSEQVKTQTSSSVSCEIINPLLKNVHAPRRRYSREGLDFRGVRLADPLHELERANRFYREAKEYKKNCDEECRKHRIVREQRRLSRHSIMPLELPIFRTCSFQSIPQSICDTADYISNITGLDRIGIALSILGAVSIATWGRVSIFLNDDWSEPAVDMLIQIANSGTRKSSLASYLRSPFGQFCSQANDGYEHRAQSIKEKARLSKKITERRAEKKFAAAFDAIGHIGQQEEIEVLTRAIADAAEFNRNLLQKVGEVHAPIQLLVDKATSFQLASVLYEQGECQGCITAEGSMINSKLISDSKAATLFLQGHTQEPYVYENAKKRVKLEHPALPMVNLVQPVVASRFYGNEALNEIGVTARMVPYFHSNSAPDFLYTSNGEPFAAYNKKILQLLEIFYTQDRNAPHYQVRVTSEALKLIYNFAEEICDGVIPDMPNVAKPCLFKAHGQAIRFAWDIHAWNHELPHTVPVTGQEMEQAIELVSATIEHIRYAYDPCGLQAYLHAQKILESLYRITNRWEQDKLLNEGIDSSTIQRRTKINAENTNNALHLLDRHKYLAVYDDATANLKVVLHPDFFEVNRYRQRT is encoded by the coding sequence ATGAACCAGAAGAACTCTGATAAGAGAATACAGCGTAAAAGGTTCGGAGACACCGTAGCTATCCGTGCTGATGTGGAAAGGCAAATGGCCGAATCTGATGCTCATGGCGATAACTCCGACCAGAACGACTGGAATAGTCAAGCTGTTTCTTTCGCCGATTCCACTACCTCGTATTCAGAACAGGTAAAAACGCAGACGTCGTCCTCTGTTAGTTGTGAAATCATAAATCCTCTTTTGAAGAACGTCCACGCGCCTCGGCGTCGTTACTCGCGCGAAGGCCTTGATTTTAGAGGTGTCCGTCTCGCTGATCCGCTTCACGAATTAGAACGGGCCAATCGTTTTTATAGAGAGGCCAAAGAATACAAAAAAAATTGCGATGAAGAATGCCGCAAACATCGCATTGTCCGAGAGCAACGGAGGCTGTCACGACACTCTATCATGCCACTGGAACTGCCAATATTTAGAACATGTTCCTTCCAATCTATCCCACAATCAATTTGTGACACGGCAGATTATATTTCAAATATTACCGGCTTGGACCGGATTGGCATAGCGCTTTCCATACTTGGAGCTGTGTCCATTGCCACATGGGGGCGCGTTTCCATCTTTCTCAACGATGATTGGTCAGAGCCTGCCGTCGATATGCTGATCCAGATAGCGAACTCAGGAACAAGGAAATCGTCGCTTGCGTCATATCTGCGCTCCCCCTTTGGCCAGTTTTGCTCCCAAGCGAACGACGGCTATGAACACCGCGCGCAGTCCATCAAGGAAAAAGCCCGGTTATCGAAAAAGATCACAGAGCGGCGTGCGGAAAAAAAATTTGCCGCTGCTTTTGACGCAATTGGACACATCGGGCAGCAGGAAGAAATTGAGGTTTTGACGAGAGCCATTGCCGACGCTGCGGAATTTAATCGAAATCTGTTGCAGAAAGTTGGAGAAGTCCATGCTCCGATCCAGCTCTTGGTAGACAAGGCAACATCCTTTCAGTTGGCTTCCGTTCTTTATGAGCAGGGCGAGTGTCAAGGGTGCATAACGGCCGAAGGCAGCATGATCAACAGCAAGCTGATCAGCGACTCTAAAGCCGCCACTCTGTTCTTGCAGGGACATACACAGGAGCCATACGTCTATGAAAACGCCAAGAAACGGGTCAAGTTAGAACATCCGGCTTTGCCGATGGTGAACTTGGTGCAGCCAGTAGTGGCCAGTAGGTTTTATGGCAATGAAGCCCTGAATGAAATTGGTGTAACTGCACGCATGGTTCCATATTTTCATTCAAACTCAGCGCCTGATTTTCTGTATACTAGCAATGGGGAACCGTTCGCCGCGTATAATAAAAAGATCCTTCAGCTACTTGAAATATTTTACACACAAGACAGAAATGCTCCCCATTATCAAGTCAGAGTAACATCGGAGGCATTGAAGCTCATTTATAACTTCGCTGAAGAAATTTGCGACGGCGTAATTCCTGATATGCCTAACGTTGCCAAGCCATGCTTGTTTAAGGCGCACGGTCAAGCGATACGCTTTGCCTGGGATATTCATGCATGGAATCACGAACTCCCCCACACTGTGCCTGTTACTGGTCAGGAAATGGAGCAAGCCATTGAGCTGGTTTCCGCCACGATTGAACATATACGTTACGCATATGATCCATGTGGTCTACAAGCATATTTGCATGCGCAAAAGATTCTTGAAAGCCTCTATCGTATCACTAATCGCTGGGAACAAGACAAGCTTCTTAACGAAGGCATTGATTCCTCCACGATACAGCGAAGGACCAAGATCAACGCTGAGAATACCAACAATGCTTTACACCTTCTCGATAGGCATAAATACTTGGCAGTCTACGATGACGCCACAGCAAACCTTAAGGTTGTGCTTCATCCTGATTTTTTTGAGGTAAATAGGTACCGACAACGCACATGA
- a CDS encoding helix-turn-helix transcriptional regulator, whose product MPTAETSCRCLSEQEVADRTGLSLSTLRANRFKRRGIPYVKLGRSVRYRLCDLEAYLAEHRIDPSEAR is encoded by the coding sequence ATGCCTACTGCAGAGACCTCGTGTCGTTGCCTGTCTGAGCAGGAGGTGGCGGATCGGACTGGTCTAAGCCTTTCCACCCTCCGTGCGAACCGTTTCAAGCGAAGGGGGATACCATATGTCAAGCTGGGACGTTCCGTCCGCTACCGCCTTTGTGACCTAGAGGCATACTTGGCAGAGCATCGTATTGATCCGTCTGAGGCTCGTTAG
- a CDS encoding tyrosine-type recombinase/integrase: MEKFGGRKVGTPQRIKTKYPGVFYRLVKRLGKANADEQVFYIVFKKDGKVIEEKVGRQYADAMTAAKASGIRAERIEGKRLSRKELRQQQETEKKAKAACMPIEQLWRLYQEALPNRNWQTDISLYKLYLEKDFAQKLPKEIFTLEVDAVSQRMNKANKSPQTIKHAIGLLRRIIRFGVKKGLCPTIDSSKLYFEMPVVDNEKTECLTQDQLKKYLEALDKEADQNAAAFLRLALATGMRKGALMALRWDDIDFERGFITLRGDAAKKGKTERIPLTPATKIIFERIQRTVSPYVFPGRDGGQRKFFSRTARRVRDAAGLPPNFRPLHGLRHAYASFLASSGKVDLYTLQKLLTHSSPQMTQRYAHLADEAMQRAASIADEIFDMEKK, from the coding sequence TTGGAAAAATTTGGAGGTCGGAAAGTGGGGACACCTCAACGAATTAAGACGAAATACCCTGGAGTCTTTTATCGCCTTGTCAAAAGGCTTGGCAAGGCCAATGCCGACGAACAGGTTTTTTATATAGTTTTCAAAAAAGATGGCAAGGTTATTGAGGAAAAGGTCGGCAGACAATACGCAGACGCAATGACTGCGGCGAAAGCTTCCGGCATTCGAGCCGAAAGGATTGAAGGCAAACGATTGTCACGGAAGGAACTCAGGCAGCAGCAAGAAACGGAAAAGAAGGCGAAAGCTGCCTGTATGCCAATTGAACAGCTATGGAGGCTTTATCAAGAGGCCTTACCGAACAGAAATTGGCAAACTGACATTTCGCTCTACAAGCTATACCTTGAGAAGGATTTTGCCCAAAAACTGCCGAAAGAAATTTTCACTCTTGAGGTCGATGCCGTTAGCCAACGAATGAACAAAGCTAACAAATCTCCGCAGACAATCAAACATGCCATTGGGCTGTTGCGAAGAATTATACGGTTTGGAGTCAAAAAAGGACTTTGCCCTACTATTGATTCTTCCAAACTATACTTTGAAATGCCGGTTGTTGATAATGAAAAAACAGAATGTCTCACACAGGACCAGCTTAAAAAATATCTAGAAGCTCTTGATAAGGAAGCTGACCAGAACGCCGCAGCCTTCCTTCGGTTAGCACTGGCAACAGGGATGAGAAAGGGCGCATTGATGGCTCTCCGGTGGGATGATATTGATTTTGAAAGAGGTTTTATCACGTTACGCGGTGATGCCGCCAAGAAGGGCAAAACAGAGCGAATACCTCTGACGCCAGCAACAAAAATAATTTTTGAGCGGATACAGAGGACGGTCAGTCCCTATGTATTTCCAGGAAGGGATGGAGGACAACGAAAATTTTTTTCTCGCACTGCGCGAAGAGTTCGTGACGCTGCGGGCCTTCCTCCCAATTTTCGCCCTCTCCACGGATTGCGCCATGCCTATGCGTCGTTTCTTGCTTCCAGCGGTAAGGTCGATTTATACACGTTGCAGAAGCTGTTGACACATTCCAGCCCGCAAATGACCCAGCGCTACGCGCACTTGGCCGATGAAGCGATGCAGCGAGCAGCCAGCATTGCAGATGAAATCTTTGACATGGAGAAAAAGTGA
- a CDS encoding PA2779 family protein: MRMSLCLFRVAALLLIPLLAVSPRAVAGFIPTLYNLSDEDSRRLEAARRDLEGKIVRHYLMARGQQEEAAAKAAAAMSDEQRRKTIDVDIPKYIKGSSGDGLLVLLAILLVGGAVLGAALGGASSRCDDDDYNHNRNYCCP; the protein is encoded by the coding sequence ATGCGAATGTCTCTGTGTCTTTTTAGAGTGGCGGCGCTGCTGCTCATCCCGCTGTTGGCGGTGAGTCCGCGCGCCGTGGCCGGTTTCATTCCCACTCTTTACAACCTTTCGGATGAGGACTCGCGTCGGCTGGAGGCGGCGCGACGGGATCTGGAAGGCAAGATCGTGCGCCATTATCTCATGGCGCGCGGCCAGCAGGAAGAGGCGGCGGCCAAGGCCGCGGCCGCCATGAGCGACGAGCAGCGCCGCAAAACCATTGATGTGGATATTCCCAAATACATCAAGGGCAGCTCCGGCGACGGCCTGCTGGTCCTGCTGGCGATCCTGCTCGTGGGCGGCGCCGTGCTGGGGGCCGCGCTGGGAGGGGCATCCTCCCGCTGCGATGACGACGACTACAATCATAACCGAAATTATTGCTGCCCTTGA
- a CDS encoding tetratricopeptide repeat protein, with protein MRISLNSLGRLIGALLLLCCAACGPHHLPDPLTPEEHLDLGKAYEARGETERAQGQYTAAAVTVPEGDFYLGNLAAATGQDAVALEYYRKAQPDMPDDPHLNNNLAWVLCRLGEKNNDKKQLQEASALARKALAAAPPDLKPLCEDTLHHTQQVLRGEAPAEKTLPPPRRRRARQDAGVPGGTSARPTAPVPDRVPVQSPGRTPARSPEAAGPGVPPGGAPVASPAPSAPDRRHQPGLTRPSAVDPEQ; from the coding sequence ATGCGCATATCGCTCAACAGCCTGGGCCGTCTTATAGGGGCCTTGCTGCTGCTTTGCTGCGCGGCCTGCGGGCCGCACCACCTGCCTGATCCCCTGACGCCCGAAGAGCATCTGGACCTGGGCAAGGCCTACGAGGCACGGGGCGAAACCGAACGGGCCCAGGGCCAGTATACGGCGGCGGCCGTCACGGTGCCGGAAGGTGATTTCTATCTGGGCAATCTGGCCGCCGCTACCGGGCAGGACGCCGTTGCGCTGGAGTATTACCGCAAAGCCCAGCCGGATATGCCCGATGACCCGCATCTGAACAACAATCTGGCCTGGGTGCTCTGTCGTCTGGGTGAAAAGAACAATGATAAAAAGCAATTGCAGGAAGCCAGCGCCTTGGCCCGCAAGGCCTTGGCCGCCGCGCCGCCGGACCTGAAGCCCCTGTGCGAGGATACCTTGCATCACACGCAACAGGTGCTGCGCGGCGAAGCGCCCGCCGAAAAGACCTTGCCGCCGCCGCGCCGTCGGCGCGCCCGCCAGGACGCCGGTGTGCCCGGCGGAACCTCGGCCCGGCCGACTGCCCCTGTTCCGGACCGGGTTCCGGTTCAGAGTCCGGGCCGGACTCCAGCCCGGTCGCCGGAAGCCGCCGGGCCCGGCGTGCCGCCCGGAGGCGCGCCCGTGGCCTCGCCCGCGCCGTCGGCCCCGGACAGACGGCATCAGCCCGGCCTCACCCGGCCCAGCGCCGTGGACCCGGAACAGTAG